From Malus sylvestris chromosome 1, drMalSylv7.2, whole genome shotgun sequence:
TTTAAACCTCTAAAGACACCCATTCACCAACCATTCTCCCCTTGGGACCTAGAACCCTCCTCTCACGGTCGGTGATTAAGATGGAAATACGAAATCTTGATGCAGATCCACCTCCATTTGCTCATTTCATGCCAAAAGGGGTTagtatttaatattaaattttagtaAATCGTCTATTCTTTTAGCAAGCATATATCAACAAATCATTTATTTGAGATATTCAATCAAAACTGCTAGTGTTTTTACTAGTGTAGCAATTTTCACTCTCATTTTCTCATTCTACTCTTATCTTATTGTTTTTATCtcttaatttttgtttgatttgtttgatctaAACACTAAAAAGAAGTTTAAGTGCACGAGGACAAGGAGAATGTAAAAATCATTTTCCTTTACAAAATACTAGATCAACTTGAAGTTCAATTGCAACCAAAAGTTGCAGTTCAAAAAGGATTTTATAGATCTGGGAAAATTGTACATAACTCGTAAACACCACAATTCTCATGGAAATTTGCACTTTCGGATTGGGCTTATaggataaattttttattgtgaccggACCACcctgtgttattatataaatggcgagaaattttatagtttaagttattaatttttaaacatACATATCCCATGATTTGTATAgtaacatgtggtgtaccacttcGTACTCCGATCACACTAAAAACTCTCTCAAGCTTATTGGTTCGGTTTGTTAACAGTTGTACAAGATCTGTTCACACAACACGTCACACAGAAATTTGTGATTTTGAGTTgggttatcgggtcgatttGGTAACAGTTGGACAGGAAGTTCAATAAAATTTGTAACCATAACCAGCAATTCATTGGGGCTTTATAGATTTGGTGAAATTGTACATGACTTGTTAATACAACACTAATTCACACGAAAATTTGTTCTTTTGTGTTGGGCTTATCGGGTCGGTTTGATAACAGTTGGattggtttattttttttattttatttttatgtaaataTATTGAATTGTAACTGTATTTTCAAACAAAGCTTACAAGTGTGACTTTtagtaatataaataaatatagggaaaatttgaaataggtccaatttttagttacttttGACCCATATCAAAAGACCCCTATAATATATCATATAGGCACACAAAAAAAgtgtgagaaaattttttatttttgtttttgaaatagaaggagagagaaagagactcaagagagtgatagagaatgtggtagtgggaagttttttttatttttatttttattttttagttagagatatgttagaatTACATGTAGgcgaggctttgaaaaaaaaatgtaaaatttggttgtatgaaattatatttctgccccatatttcttattcatgtctTATTTTAATTAGAGGTTTAAACTTGTAATttcatagggttttggttgacaataagattttattaattagtagagatattgTACATATTATTAGATTTTGTTATTTGCAATCTAATAATATCATCACATACTCTTCTTTttaaaagggggacaactgATGAcgaatttataaaaatatactGACActttttgaagtgtcaataatTACACTATATACTAAATAATATCATTGTCATTagtattttgttttgttgtcaATATTTTAAGCCTTTAGAATTCcaaaatcaagttttttttttgttcacgGGTCACCCATTAAACAAACCATTATTCACAAGTGGTTTCGTTTCAAGCTTAACGGTTTGAGTCTAGATGACCAGTTAAAACTGTTGTTTGTGATCAGCATGACACAAATACGAGAAAAGGGATGTCACGTTGTTATGTCTAGGGAGAATGACTTATATGATGCGGGTTCACTGTTATGGTGGCATCACATGCTAATGAAGTAAAGACATGTGTTTACTTTTATCCATATGTCTTTATTTCATTAGCAAAGGACGCCACGCTACGATGAATTCGTGTTATGTAAATTGTTCATCTTGTCTAGGTATGTATACTGTATACAGCCATACAGGTAGAGAAGTAAATAAGGGATACATCATGGATAAATTCACTCTGGgttggttgggttgggttgggctGCAGGGTTGGCTGGACAAGTGTGGAATGAGAAAGGACCCATCATCAGACAAGTGACTCAATCCGTAGGACTTTCcaaaacttctctctctctttctctctctctctcccccctccaTCCCATTGCTGTGCAGTTTGCACTGAGAaagagagtgtgagagagaCTAGTCCCCACAACTTTGTCCTCGCAGCTGGACAAAACTGCCACCGCCAATAATGTTTGGGACCTTGTAAACCAGACAACCctagccctctctctctctctctctctctctctctctctcagtctcACCAACTCTCTCAGTTTCATGTATATCTAAGCATCACCAACATATCTTCTCAATCAGTTTGAGAGTATTTCCACCCCTCATTTCTTACCTCATCCCCTTTGTTACTTTTCACCCTCCATTTTCTTCACCTCACCTCtttaacctctctctctctctctctctctaggagAAGGAGGACTGGAAGGAGGAGGCCCATTTATTCAAACATTTGTGCCAAAGTACTCTCTCTACCTGTTCTTTCTGGTCTCCTCACTGAGTTAGTTCTTCAAGGCTAAAGCAGCTCAGCATTTAATATTGTTCTATTTTAAGAGCATATTTTCACTCCCATCAGAAAACAAGGGAATATAATTTATGGTGTTGTTGGATTCATGGGGTCTCATATTTCTTCCACTTCTCATTGGGGCTTCTCACATTTATTGCCATTGTTCTGTTAGCATCAATGGAATGTGGGTAATatatttctagagagagaaggaaagaaaattTAAGGCACACCCAACAAACTGctgttctctctctctgcagCCTGTAATGGAGAGGCTTCTTCAAGGACCCATTAATCCCTGTGTATGTTCTTGTGTTGTTATTTTGCTCAATTTGTACATAAACTTTATTTTTCATTAGTCCCTTTTTTTGCATCAAGAAATGGACTGCATTTACTCCTCTCAAAAATGCTTTTGCATTCAATGCAATGTGTGTTATTTCTGGAAAAAAACTATAAATTTCCTCTTTTACATTCTTTTCTCCTTCTACTTTTATATTCCAAATTTCCCACTTGAAGGTTgaattcttttgttttattagaAAAGGGTAGGTGTGAAACCCAGTAAAGCTCTTCCctttttcctcctttttctctttctttatcaacagaatttttaaaattatttcttGGGTTATGGTGTTGCAGCAGTTCTTTGGTGAGCATTTGGATTTTCCGTTCGAGCAAAGTTTGAATTTCACCACAGAAAGCTTGAGatttgaggaggaagaagaatccgaccaccCCCACCTCTCATTGCCAAGCTTGGATGACAGAATGCCATTTCTCCAGATGCTACAAAGTGTTGattcctccaccaccaccaccacacctTATTTTCCATTGAAAGAGCCAAGCTTTCAAGCACTTTTGAAACTCCAACACTTCAAAAAACCATGGGAGTTGGATAAAAATTACATGCCTGAAATGGAAACCCCAATTCAGAAAGCTCTGGAGCTTGAGAGCTGTGTGACCCATGCAATGGTTGAGCTGCAACATTCACCTGTTAAATCAGAAGGGAAAGACTCTCATCTCCACCATTCTATTTCTGAGTGCAACCAAGGGGAAGAAAAACCCAGCTCAGTTGCTGGGTCTCCACCACCACCTACCTGGATTCAGGTACAAAATGGTGCTGAGAAAACCCAGCAACCCAAATCTACTCCGGCCACCAGGGAGAGGAGAAAGCGGAAGAGAACAAGGCCAACCAAGAACAAGGAAGAAGTGGAGAGCCAGCGGATGACCCACATTGCGGTGGAGCGCAACCGCCGCCGCCAGATGAATGACCATCTCAATGTCCTCAGGTCCCTCATGCCCACTTCCTACATTCAAAGGGTAAAATCGTATTCACACGATCTATATCTTCTTATAATTTTATGAACACGCGCTAGCGATTTTAACACTCCCCTTTTAGCCTTCTGCACTCTTTTCGGAGCTTGCAAATAAAATTGTAACCATACAATTTGGATTATGATGGTTAAAAGGAGAGTGCCAAAATCGCTACGGCCTTTTCGCAAGTTAATTAGCTTGAAgtaatgagtttttttttgtcagtttaaataagttttttgtttttgttaaaagGGTGACCAAGCATCAATTGTTGGGGGTGCAATAGATTTTGTGAAGGAATTGGAGCAGCTACTTCATTCCCTTGAAGCCCAAAAGAGAACGAGAAAAGCAGCTGATCAAATCCAAGGGATGAGCAATATTGGTGACAACAACAGCTCTTTCAGCTCCTCATCAGCATCCTCCTCTTCTCCCTGCAGCATGGCAATGCCATCCAATGGAATGTTCATGAGTCTCTCCCAATGCAGAATTGGGTCTCATGATCAAGAAAGCACCACCGCCACCTTCGACGATGAAGGCACTGCTCAGAACAAGTCTGAGGCTGCAGACATAGATGTCACTGTGATCCAATCCCATGTCAACTTAAAGGTGAAGTGCCAAAGGAGAGCTGGACAGCTGATGAAAGCCATTGTTGCACTGGAAGATCTTAGGCTAACTGTTTTGCACCTCAACATTACATCTTCACAAGACACTGTTCTTTACTCTTTCAATCTCGAGGTATATATTAATTccttatatatctatatatttttCCATTCTGTCTTATCTGTTTGGTTTTTTACATAGTCAAACATTCTGACTTGCATCTCAAGCTACCTTAGCTATCTAGCAGGCTAAGCATATATGCTACTTTTTTTTCACTGCTCTTACCCTCCTTCTTGGGAAGGTGTGTAATATAATATAACaatataaagtttttttttagtattttgagATTTGTTTTTTCGGTAGAAAGTCAAGAATACAATTATTCTAAATTTTCACATTATAATGGGTTTGAggaatttgaatttggtatAAATGCAGATAGAAGAAGGTTGTCATTTAGGATCAGCAGATGAAATTGCAAAAGCAGTACATCAAATATTCAGCTTCATCAATGGTAGCAGTTGATTTGTTCAGTGAGTCAGAGGATGCTCCAGAAAGCAGCTAACTTTCATTTCAGTTCTTAGACAGAGTAGGGAGAAATGTAAGGTCTTTCactcttttgagatatttggaaGATGGGGGAGCAGAAAAAATGGCACCTATGCTTTTTTACATTGCTTCCACCTCCTAGAATGTAAATTTGTGACTTGTGAGGGTGTTGTGTGTGACAAGGCAGATTATGTTTACTGATTGTTTCTTAAattatcttttttgttttgtcaaaaaaaataaaaaaaattcatgtttATTTAATTAAGTAGAAGAATATGACCTATTTTGTGATGCTTTAGTTATTTTTTAGCAATGTTAAGGAGaccaaaatttgaaatcaaaattaatttgtgaatttagtttaaaattttaatctttttagtattattcttaatttttattttatttttggaggATTTTGAGGTCCACTTCATATTGAATATCTCGATCCCATCATTACAAACTTTGAAATGGAGGCTTCTCTTTCTATATTTGACTTTGGGAGGCCTATGAGTATCTGGGGTGCTTCATCATTGTATATGCTTTATGCATGTCCTTAACCCTACACCTTTTTCCTGCCTCTTGGGTTTCTGAAGTCTATAATTTTCTTTCGGCCTACAGAGATAATACTGTAGGAAAAATCTAGCCATACAATAAAGAATAAGTTCGTCCTGGTTTAGTACTATGGTGCTTCTGAAAAAATTGGTTATCAAAAAAAGTTAGGAACatttttatgtttggtaaacatttaacttcagttttttttctatagttttgagtgaaaaaaaaaatcaaaaacacaaagctacaaaacccagctttgaaaaaccggcttTTTTTGCTTGCCCAGCTTCTGCTCAAACTGATTTTGCAAGAGGTACTGAGgcctttaatgaaattttccaaTACCCAATATGGCCTTtagcaattaaataaataatacattaTACCCGTCGACTTCGTCGCCGACCCTGCCACGTCTCTCTTCCGTCCTCTCTAACTTTGAGCTTCTTTGGATTTCTGGGACAGGAGCGGCGGGGGGTTCGTcagatttctgggttttgtcaAAATTCGAGACATCTTCTTCGGATTTCTAGGCTTTGTCAAAATTTGAGTTGCATAAAGAATGCTAGATTTGCACCCTTCTGCTTGATATCCAAAATCTCAATCGGAAAGCCTTAACATCTTTGCCGCTAACACCGACGGTAAGTCCTGAAATCGGAGCTTATCCATCTTCCGCGAATCGTTCGATGTGACCGAGCCTTCCTTTCCCCACAACCTAGCCTTCCTTAGGATCAagtagagagagacagagaaagaATGGGGAGAGAGGAAGTGAGCAGCAAAGATAGAATATACAAGGgttctacaaaaataaaatagggaCATGGTAAAGAAAAAACAACTCTTAGAGAAAAGaatagaataaaaaaattaagaatatcTTAATAAAAAAAGGTATAAGTATATTCTTCGAAGTTCACAActgtttataaataatttatataaatcttataaatgtcataataaaagaaaagataaaaaaaaactattatatatttttagtcattttacacATTCGAAGcggttttacaaaaaaatttaccaaacatttTAACACTGCTTTTTTTGCTAAAagcattacaaaaaaaaaaaattatcaaacactctattgttttatttcacaaccatttattctcacagcacatcagaagcagttttttttcaaaacacaacaataccaaacaagccctttATCTATCTAAATCCCTTTTAGAGTATGTAATGATACTTACCCCTTTATCTGCAATGTCTGTAGATTATTATATGGAATCCGGATTCTCGCTagatcttctttgtgaggatctcgaaGATCCAtaaatcatgtccgttcatcgtacatcgtgcgatcagaaattattttaaatatttttatttataattaaacacaagcagtacttgacaaaaattgaccgcacgatatacgataaacggacacGATTCATGTATTCCTAAGATCCTCACCAAAAAGGATCccgagaggatcctgttggtatTATATGGTAGAAAGAGACCGCTCGATCTGCAATATGAGTATATTGTTGTATGGTAGAAAGAATTGATAATCTAATCTAATGCGAGTCAaatttgaaagttgaaacagGATAAAAACCTTTCTAATTGCCCAATTCTATAGTCCAAAACCCAACAAAACTTTATTTACTACTGTTGGAACTAACTTGAGGGATTTGTGTTAGTAAAATAGCCCTTGAGATATAAGACATAAGATGAGAGAGGTTAGGCTACAGAAACTTGAAATGTGAACTTAAGTTGGCAGTATGTGCAGCTGAATTTGGCTCACTCCCATGTGCCCTCTGGAAGCTTGTGAAAAGAACTTGTTACAGTTATTGTTGCCTAATAAGTTCATGCGACCTATTATAGCTAAAGATAAATGTATTGTGGCCGGATAAAGTGGTACCACCCCCACATGTATTGCACCTGGTGCTTGTGGTCGAACATTACAACATAAAATTCCATtattcaactttgttttgccACTTACTATTACACAGtctagtaattttttttatacttataTTATATGTGAATGGTCTTAAGTTCGTTTCATGTGAATAACAAGTTGACATATAaatgattttgataatttttattGTATGAGTTCTACAAATATGAATGGTCTGAATCAATGATATGGAGCAAAagttaatcaagaaaaatatagagGTGACAAATGGATTCTagggtgaaaatgacaaaattaccctcgagtaATATCCGAACTCCTACGCGCAAGCAATGGACAATCAtgactcaatcaaggtcaaaagcgCTCAAAAATAGGTAATTATTCAAGAACCAGGATTCTCTCCTGAGCATTCCCTAGGGATTCTgcaatcatgtccgttcatcgtgtatcgtgcggtcagaaatcatttaaattttaaaatccaaatatgaatagtacctaacgaaaactgaccgcacgatataaaatGAACAGACAAGATTGAGGGATCCAGGATCCCTAGGGAAATGCTCAGGAGAGAATCCTGATtcattattcaaaacctatctcaTCCATCCCCATCAAATCTTTTTCATAAGGTCCCAAATCATtcatttcaaattatattaattagctaattaattgatttattactcaattaatttattaattagctaacaAATTATGAATCACACCCaaaaaaccatccaagtggTCAGTCCCCATCTTCCCAAGGGGGATGACCATACCCCTATAAATACTacctcattttctccaaaactcaattccaactctcttgcaaaattctctaaattctccaaacacttttccctcaaaattctaactttggcatcggaggttcttcggccaaagccccccattcatcgtgggtgcgtgagactcttggccttgacctaaggtgctATTTGTTTTCTAgttgcaattttgtccaagaagaagaagacggaaatttgcatccacaaacgAGTTACCTAGCTATAACTCTTTTTGTTGTACTTGTTACAGTATGTAAAGATGTGCTGCATATGGTTCAAGATTTATTAAAACTAATGGTGCATGATGAAATGATGTCAATAAGGGAGACGGGCAGAGGATGTGATGCGGTAGAGGATTTTGTTGAGAGAGGAATGGGCTTGAAAGGATGGGGGAAATGGAAAATTTAAAGTCAAATGGTAACAAGatacagaaaattaaaaatcccATTTAAAGTAGCCTGAAAATTATCATATGGATGAAGACTGGAGAGGGGTAAAGGCAGGCATGCAAAAGCTACAGCACATATCCCTATTTGCAAGCCCTAGTCCTAGTCGTCAATTTTGGTCTCTGCATTTCTTATTCCTTCTCAACAGCCTTTCTCCAAGGCCAGTCCAAATGCCAGTCCCAATCTAGTCTTCCATCCaggttaaatttttttgtccTTCTTTTATAGAGTAGGATTCTCTTTTCTCCTATTTTCATCTCCTTTTCTCTCCTCCTCTCACACTTtgatttttgtcttattgtctctataaaaaattaatataagatattaACGTAATTTAACTCTAATCTTCCCAGTAAGAGAGGAGggaagagaaggagaaaagatTAGGAGGGAAGAATatcctcctcctt
This genomic window contains:
- the LOC126618444 gene encoding transcription factor bHLH57-like isoform X3, which codes for MPFLQMLQSVDSSTTTTTPYFPLKEPSFQALLKLQHFKKPWELDKNYMPEMETPIQKALELESCVTHAMVELQHSPVKSEGKDSHLHHSISECNQGEEKPSSVAGSPPPPTWIQVQNGAEKTQQPKSTPATRERRKRKRTRPTKNKEEVESQRMTHIAVERNRRRQMNDHLNVLRSLMPTSYIQRGDQASIVGGAIDFVKELEQLLHSLEAQKRTRKAADQIQGMSNIGDNNSSFSSSSASSSSPCSMAMPSNGMFMSLSQCRIGSHDQESTTATFDDEGTAQNKSEAADIDVTVIQSHVNLKVKCQRRAGQLMKAIVALEDLRLTVLHLNITSSQDTVLYSFNLEIEEGCHLGSADEIAKAVHQIFSFINGSS
- the LOC126618444 gene encoding transcription factor bHLH57-like isoform X2; this encodes MERLLQGPINPCFFGEHLDFPFEQSLNFTTESLRFEEEEESDHPHLSLPSLDDRMPFLQMLQSVDSSTTTTTPYFPLKEPSFQALLKLQHFKKPWELDKNYMPEMETPIQKALELESCVTHAMVELQHSPVKSEGKDSHLHHSISECNQGEEKPSSVAGSPPPPTWIQVQNGAEKTQQPKSTPATRERRKRKRTRPTKNKEEVESQRMTHIAVERNRRRQMNDHLNVLRSLMPTSYIQRGDQASIVGGAIDFVKELEQLLHSLEAQKRTRKAADQIQGMSNIGDNNSSFSSSSASSSSPCSMAMPSNGMFMSLSQCRIGSHDQESTTATFDDEGTAQNKSEAADIDVTVIQSHVNLKVKCQRRAGQLMKAIVALEDLRLTVLHLNITSSQDTVLYSFNLEIEEGCHLGSADEIAKAVHQIFSFINGSS
- the LOC126618444 gene encoding transcription factor bHLH57-like isoform X1, encoding MERLLQGPINPCQFFGEHLDFPFEQSLNFTTESLRFEEEEESDHPHLSLPSLDDRMPFLQMLQSVDSSTTTTTPYFPLKEPSFQALLKLQHFKKPWELDKNYMPEMETPIQKALELESCVTHAMVELQHSPVKSEGKDSHLHHSISECNQGEEKPSSVAGSPPPPTWIQVQNGAEKTQQPKSTPATRERRKRKRTRPTKNKEEVESQRMTHIAVERNRRRQMNDHLNVLRSLMPTSYIQRGDQASIVGGAIDFVKELEQLLHSLEAQKRTRKAADQIQGMSNIGDNNSSFSSSSASSSSPCSMAMPSNGMFMSLSQCRIGSHDQESTTATFDDEGTAQNKSEAADIDVTVIQSHVNLKVKCQRRAGQLMKAIVALEDLRLTVLHLNITSSQDTVLYSFNLEIEEGCHLGSADEIAKAVHQIFSFINGSS